The DNA region GCCCGCCAACGACATCATCTATCTCGACCTGCAGGCGCCGAGCCAGGTCAACCTGGAGAAGATCAAGACCCAGCGCGTCTCGCGCTTCCTCGTCTGCAAGGGCGGGCTCACCCAGCTGGTCGGCTACATCGAGAGCCGGGAACTGCTGCAGCACCTGCTGGAGAACGAGCAGCTCGATCTCGGAAAATTGCCGACGCACGCCATCCACTACATCCCCAACACCCAGTCGCTGATCGGCGTGCTCGAATTCTTCCGCGCCCAGAAGACGCACCTCGCCGTCGTGGTGAACGAATTCGGCCAAGCCGAGGGACTGGTCACCATGAGCGACCTGCTCTCGTCCGTCGTGGGCGACGTGCCCAGCTCGGTGGATGAAATGCCGCTTGCCGTGCAGCGCGAAGACGGATCGTGGCTGCTGGACGGGCTGCTGCCGCTGGACGAGATGAAGGAAAAGCTCGGCCTCACCGAACTGCCCGAAGAAGAACTGGGCAACTATCACACCGTAGGCGGCTTCGTCATCACAGCCGTGGGGCACATCCCGAAGAAGGCCGAGACCTTCGACTGGAACGGCTGGCGCTTCGAGGTGGTCGACATGGACAAGAACCGCGTCGACGAGATCTTCGCCCGCCCCATCGGCGCAAGCCTCCCCAGCGACTGAACCCATGAGATCCCTCGCCCTCATCGCAGCAACATGCGCTCTGCTCGGCCTGGCCGGCTGCGCCAGCGAGCGCACCGATCCGTCGCTGCTGACCTTCGATCAATCGAGGTTGCCGCCTGCAGACCTCGACCTGGCGATCCCCCATCTGGGGCCATGCACCAACAATCCGGACCGCACGCTGCATCTCAACTCGCAGCAGCCCGTCACGGTGCTGGTGCATGGCTGCCGCGGCTCCACCGGGAATTTCCGCGCACTGGCCGAAGTGATGGCGTTCAACGGCCAGCAGACTGCCTGCTTCGACTACGACGACCGCGACAGCCTGATGCGCAGCTCGGCGCAACTGGCCGCCTCGCTCGACAGCCTGGCCGGGCATCTGCGCAACAAACAGATCACCGTCATCGGCCACAGCCAGGGCGCGCTGATCTCGCGCAAGGCGCTGGTCGCAGAGCGCCCCGATCCGATGCAAGACCAGGAGGCGCAACTGCGGCTGGTCACCATATCCGGCCCGTTCTCGGGCATCGCCTCGGCCGAAACATGCGGCTCGCCCTCTCTGCTCTGGCGCATCGCGACGCTGGGGATGGTGAAACAGGTCTGCCA from Sideroxyarcus emersonii includes:
- a CDS encoding hemolysin family protein, which encodes MEIWILVLLILLSGFFAMSEMSIGASRTAILAQMAEAGNEGARIAAELRNQPSRLLAATQIGLTALATLLGVFGESMWVPRIESAIESSTGALAFAKYPLSLLLVVGSITFATIVVGEIIPKRIALARPETIASALAPLMALFARLNRPFIWALSVASEKILALFPFKESAEYLAADEIRAMIAAGRRDGGLDETSGELLGNVFRLDDRKVASVMTPANDIIYLDLQAPSQVNLEKIKTQRVSRFLVCKGGLTQLVGYIESRELLQHLLENEQLDLGKLPTHAIHYIPNTQSLIGVLEFFRAQKTHLAVVVNEFGQAEGLVTMSDLLSSVVGDVPSSVDEMPLAVQREDGSWLLDGLLPLDEMKEKLGLTELPEEELGNYHTVGGFVITAVGHIPKKAETFDWNGWRFEVVDMDKNRVDEIFARPIGASLPSD
- a CDS encoding triacylglycerol lipase, translating into MRSLALIAATCALLGLAGCASERTDPSLLTFDQSRLPPADLDLAIPHLGPCTNNPDRTLHLNSQQPVTVLVHGCRGSTGNFRALAEVMAFNGQQTACFDYDDRDSLMRSSAQLAASLDSLAGHLRNKQITVIGHSQGALISRKALVAERPDPMQDQEAQLRLVTISGPFSGIASAETCGSPSLLWRIATLGMVKQVCQIISGDKWFEITSASDFIRQPGDLRKQVSSYLKIDTDERDACYRNEDGTCRAKDYTFSLEEQYYPPVDRAQPVKNVEVKAGHVEIVGDQRVAPRKLIAVLQQNGILNQTETQRSAAFDRLLARLYSNND